The sequence ATTCCAGCCGTCGTCGAGCACGTTGAGGGTCAGCCGGGCGGTGGCCGAGGCGCTGCCGACGTTGATGGTCCCGTTCAAGGCGTTGTTGTGATAGGCCTTGAGCCACGTGCCTTGCTGGTCCAGCCCCCCGCCGGCGCAGTTCAGGATGGTGTCTGCCGCAAAGGTGGTCTGGCCGAGAATGCCGACGATGGGGCTGCCGGGGCCGGCCTCGAAATCGAGGGCCTGCTGGGCGATCGTGTCGCCGTTGGTAGCCTCTGAGTCGGTGAACCAAGGCGATGAGCCGGTGATCAGGGCGGTGTCACCCGGCCCAGGCGCGACGCCGCCTACCCAGTTGGCGCCCGCGGTGTAGGAGCCGTTCGTGCCGGCTTTCCACACGCTGGTGGATGCGGCGGCGGGGTTAACGCCCGCCAAGCCGATCAGGGCCGCCGCGCAAAGGGGGCCGAGGGGCAAGAGGGTTGAGCGGAGCGTGCGGAGGGTCTTGGCCCGTCCTGAGGGATTCGGGAAAGCTGCGTTGAAGGCCGTGCTTAGCATGGAAGTTGTGTTGATGGCGGTTTGGAAGGATGAACGGCTCCCGCCGGTGGCAGTGAGCCGGTTTTGTATGTAGAAAGCATCGCGCGGCCCGAAGTTTCACTTGAGGCCGGGGGAGCTTCGAGCGTCGGGGCTCCCGTTGCCCATGAACCCTCCTCGTCGCCGGCGTTCAGGAACTGCTAAACCGGAGCGCGCGCTCGCTGAGGGACTGACGATCAGCGGGTGCAGCAAGTACAGCGACGCTCGGGGGCGGCGGGAGGTGGATCGCCGGTCGCGGCATCGCGGCCGCGGACCGTACGCAGTGGCCATTAATCAGCGAAAGCTGGCGCGGCTTGTTCAGAAGGATTATCGCGGGTTCGCCCGATCCCGACAGCTGAGCCGGGTCCGACGCTAACACAGGTTTTGATTCCGATAGCCTGGCTTCCGTCTCCCCTTTGTCTTCGGTGATTCATCAAGCTGGGCGCATCCTTTTTTTGACGCCCTCCGGGGACTAAATTGCCTGAATGAAACTCCTGCTCGAAGACCTTGAAATGGATGCGCAGCTGCAACGGACCGTGACGGCGGTCTCGTCCGGTTCCGCTGACCTCGGCGAGGCCCTGGCCACGGCGGCGCGCGTTAGACCCGGTGATTACGACGGCTGGTATTCAGAATGGGCGGTGCTGGCAGAAAAGACGACTCAACGCGCAGGCGATAGCCTTCAGGGTGGCCACCAACTCAGCGCTGCGAGGGCTTTCCTGCGTGCCACCGAGTACTGGCGGCAAGCCATCTTTTTCATCCGTCACGACCTCCAGGACGGGCGCCTGCTCCACGGCTGGCGCGCGCATCGGGCCGCCTTCAGGGCCGCGCTGCCCCACTTGCCCTGGATGGCCACCGTCGCGGAGATCCCCTTCGGCGGCGGCCGGATGACGGCTTATTTGTTGCGGCCGGAGAGCAGGGATGCCCGTCGGCCCACGATCCTTGTACCTCCCGGGTTCGACAGCACCGCCGAAGGCGGCTATGCGTCCACCGGGTACATGGCCCTGCCTCGCGGTTATAACGTGCTGCTCTGGGAGGGGCCCGGGCAGGGCGGCATGCTGTATGAGCACGGCATCCCGATGCGCCCCGATTTTGAGTCGGTGGTGGCGCCCGTTATTGATTGGCTTTTGGAGCAACCGGGCATTGACCCTCGAAGTCTTGTCCTGATCGGCCGCAGCTACGCAGGTTACCTGGCGCCGCGCGCCGCTTCGGCCGAATCCCGGCTCGCCGCGCTGGTGTGCGACCCGGGGCAGGTGGAGTTTGTGTCGCGCATCGTGCCTGCGATGTTCGACCAGGACGCTTGGGCCCGCGTTCTCGCGGCAGACCCCGCAATGGAGGCGGCCCTACATCGGCGACTTGAGGACCCGCGCAAGCGGGAATGGTACGGGGCGCGCATGGCCACGCTCGGCGCCAAGACGCTGGGCGAGTTTCTTCGCATGCAACCCGAGTACACGGTCCAAGACCGGGTGCAGGGGATCCGCTGCCCGACGCTGGTGACGGAGGGCGAAGGCGATTTCGCGTCTCAGAGTCAGTGGCTGTATGATTTGCTGAGTTGTGAAAAGCGCTACCACCGCTTTACGGAATCCGAGGGCGCAGGCGGACATTGCTGCGGCTTGGGAGCGACCCTTTGGGAGAGCGTCACGTTCGACTGGATCGAACAGGTGCTGCGCTCACCCGTATCGGACGCCAACAGTAAATCTCTCGGGCCCTTCCGGCACGAACCAAGTTGACGCCAACCTCGGCGTAGCGTGATCCAGGAGATGGACCACGAAGAAGAGAAGCCTCCCCCCTATGAGAAGAAATCCCCTCGTTATCTGGACACAGGTGATGGCGACCTGTGCGGCCGTATGCATCGGCCAAGTATCGTTGCCGGCTCAAAGCGCGGCACCCGGCAGCCCAGGCGGCAACCCGGATTGGTTGCCGGCGAACAAAAGCGGCTTCGGCACGAGCTATACCACCGCTAGCAACGTCTGGTTCACGCTTCAGGGCGGCCGTTTAAGTGAAGTTTACTATCCTCGGCTTGACACGCCCAGCGTCCGTAACCTCGACTTCGTCGTCACCGATGGGCAGAGCTTTGCGATACGGGCCCAGGACGCGCCCACCTCCACGCGGCTGATGAATCTCGAAGGCCTGACCTTCCAGATCACCAATACCGACACGGCCAACCACTGGCGGCTTACCACGACCTACGTCACTGACCCTGCCCGGGCGACGCTGCTCATCGACGTGGAGTTCACTTCATTGGACGGCCGGCCCTACCAACTCTACGCCGTCTACCAGCCTCAGCTCAATAACCCCCCCTTGAAGGGCCCTTTGAGTGAGTCGGGTGTAACCCAGGATGGCGCCCTGCTGGCCGCCGATGCGCAGATGAAGGTTGCGAGCGCGCTCGTTGCCTCGCCCGCCTTTTCGGAGACCTCCGACGGCTACCTGGGGACCAGCGACGGTTGGACCGACCTGAGCCAGCATTACCGGCTGACCGCCCAATACAGCTCCGCGCCGGCCGGGACCGTGGTGCAAACGGGCCGCTTACCCTTAACCGGCCTTTCGGATCGTCGGCATGCCACGCTCGCCCTGGGCTTCGCCGCCGTCGAGTCGGCCGCGCTCGATACGGCCAACGCCTCGTTGACAACCGGGTTCGAACGGGTCGCTGAAAGCTACGCTCGCGGCTGGGGCCGGTACCTGGACTCGTTGCGCTATGCGCCCCCGAGCCTTTTTACCACCAGCCAGCGCCAACTGTATGCCGTGTCGGCAATGGTGCTCGCGGCCAGCGAGGACAAGACCTATCGCGGCGCGTTCATCGCCTCCCCAACGATGCCCTGGGCCTTCGGGACCGGGCTGGATAGTCCCTCCGATGCCTACCACCTGGTTTGGTCCCGCGACTTGTACGAAATGGTAACGGCGCTTATTGACGACGGAGACCGCGCGGCTGCAGGACGTGCCTTGGATTTTCTCTTCAATGTCCAGCAAAAGGCCGACGGCTCCTTCCCGCAAAACTCGAAGGTCGACGGCACGCCGGTCTGGGGTGGCTTGCAGCTGGACGAAGTGGGCGACCCGATCATCCTGGCTTACCAACTCGGCCGCACGGACGCAGCCACCTGGTCGCACGTCAAGCGGGCGGCCGACTTCCTGGTCAACTTCACAACAACCGACGCGTTCGGCACGCACTCCGCTCCCTACACCCCGGGCGAGCGGTGGGAAAACCAGAGCGGCTATTCGCCCTCGTCTACCGCCAGCGAGATCGCCGGCCTGGTATGCGCCGCCTACATCGCGCAGGCCAACGGTGATGCGGCCTCCGCGCAGCGTTACCTCAGCACGGCCGACTCCTGGCAGGCGCAGCTGGAACAATGGATGGTAACGACCAACGGACCCTACTCCCGTTTCCCATACTACCTGCGCCTCACCAAGGACGGCAACCCCAACGCCGGCACCACCTACAGCCTTGGGGACAGCGGCCCCAGCAGCATTGATCAACGCAAGGTGGTTGACGCCGGCTTTCTTGAGCTGGTGCGCCTGGGGATCCGGCCCGCCTACAACTTCATCATCCTTAACAGCCTGCAGGTCGTCGATGCGCAGCTCGGCACGGTCACCCCAAACGGCATCTTTTGGCACCGCTACAATTTCGACGGCTACGGGGAGACAGATACGGGTGCCCCGTGGAACGTGAACCCACCCGACACGTTCATTACCCATGGCCGGTTGTGGCCCATTTTCGCCGGCGAACGCGGCGAGTACGACCTGGCGGCTTACAATCTGTTCGGGGCCGAAGGGCACCTGATCGCCATAGCGCGGACGGCCAACGAGGGGTATATGCTGCCCGAGCAGGTCTGGGACGACCGGTCTCCGTCGGGCCAGCCCGGCTTTGTGCCCGGCGCCGGCACCACTTCGGCCACCCCGCTGGCCTGGACGCACGCCCAGTTCATCCGGTTGGCCTGGGATATCGCGGCGGGCCGCGTGGCTGAGCAACCTGCGATCGTCGCGGAGCGCTACCTCCACTGCCAGCCTTAGCGGGGCATCCACTGAAAACCGATTCCGGCCTGGCGATTCGAAAGTCCCAGGCCGGGCGCGGCCTTTCAAATCAGGGTCCAGTCGCAACCCTCTTCCGATCGCTTTTTCACTGCCGTTTACACGTGGTCGGCGGATCGGTTTTGGCGTTCCCGTGTTTTCCATCCACATCCTTGCGGCGGTTCAGCAGTTCGGTCTGTTTGTCAGCAAATGCCTTCTGGTCGTCCGAGGCAAAACAGTTGTAGTAGCCTAAGGCCGCGTCGATGATGCTGACGCGGTTGGCGGCCGACATGACGCCGGTTCCGTCCTTCGTCGGCTCAAGTCCCTCCCAATAATATGCCAGGAACTCACGTTTATCCTGGTTCTTCTGGCCCCCCATTCCGTCGCGCTGCTGCCTGACGTGCTGCAGTTCATGCCCGACCTGCAGAACCCGGTGGGCGAAAGCGTCGATGTGCTCGATAAAGTATTTCCCAACGAAGATCTTCCCCTTCAAATCTTTTCCTTTGCCGACCGGACTTGTTGAAAGGCCTTTTTCAGCCTCGCTGTACGTTACATCGCTGACCAGCGATGCATCATAGTATTGGCGCACGATACTTTTGACCGCTTCGACGGCACGATCGCTCAGGGGAACGCTCGTGTCCTTAGCTTTTGTCACGATCGCTTCTGCATGCACATCTCGACCCATAAGGATGTCCTCGTCAGGTGATTCAACGCAGGATGCGGGCGCGGAGCGTGCCGGAATCGGCGGCCGGCAGTAGTGTCGTGTACGGCTGGAGCGGGGGATTGGTCAATACGGGAACATTGAGGTGCATGGCGGGACCTATAC comes from Verrucomicrobiota bacterium and encodes:
- a CDS encoding alpha/beta hydrolase yields the protein MKLLLEDLEMDAQLQRTVTAVSSGSADLGEALATAARVRPGDYDGWYSEWAVLAEKTTQRAGDSLQGGHQLSAARAFLRATEYWRQAIFFIRHDLQDGRLLHGWRAHRAAFRAALPHLPWMATVAEIPFGGGRMTAYLLRPESRDARRPTILVPPGFDSTAEGGYASTGYMALPRGYNVLLWEGPGQGGMLYEHGIPMRPDFESVVAPVIDWLLEQPGIDPRSLVLIGRSYAGYLAPRAASAESRLAALVCDPGQVEFVSRIVPAMFDQDAWARVLAADPAMEAALHRRLEDPRKREWYGARMATLGAKTLGEFLRMQPEYTVQDRVQGIRCPTLVTEGEGDFASQSQWLYDLLSCEKRYHRFTESEGAGGHCCGLGATLWESVTFDWIEQVLRSPVSDANSKSLGPFRHEPS
- a CDS encoding glucoamylase encodes the protein MATCAAVCIGQVSLPAQSAAPGSPGGNPDWLPANKSGFGTSYTTASNVWFTLQGGRLSEVYYPRLDTPSVRNLDFVVTDGQSFAIRAQDAPTSTRLMNLEGLTFQITNTDTANHWRLTTTYVTDPARATLLIDVEFTSLDGRPYQLYAVYQPQLNNPPLKGPLSESGVTQDGALLAADAQMKVASALVASPAFSETSDGYLGTSDGWTDLSQHYRLTAQYSSAPAGTVVQTGRLPLTGLSDRRHATLALGFAAVESAALDTANASLTTGFERVAESYARGWGRYLDSLRYAPPSLFTTSQRQLYAVSAMVLAASEDKTYRGAFIASPTMPWAFGTGLDSPSDAYHLVWSRDLYEMVTALIDDGDRAAAGRALDFLFNVQQKADGSFPQNSKVDGTPVWGGLQLDEVGDPIILAYQLGRTDAATWSHVKRAADFLVNFTTTDAFGTHSAPYTPGERWENQSGYSPSSTASEIAGLVCAAYIAQANGDAASAQRYLSTADSWQAQLEQWMVTTNGPYSRFPYYLRLTKDGNPNAGTTYSLGDSGPSSIDQRKVVDAGFLELVRLGIRPAYNFIILNSLQVVDAQLGTVTPNGIFWHRYNFDGYGETDTGAPWNVNPPDTFITHGRLWPIFAGERGEYDLAAYNLFGAEGHLIAIARTANEGYMLPEQVWDDRSPSGQPGFVPGAGTTSATPLAWTHAQFIRLAWDIAAGRVAEQPAIVAERYLHCQP